From Stenotrophomonas maltophilia, a single genomic window includes:
- the fliP gene encoding flagellar type III secretion system pore protein FliP (The bacterial flagellar biogenesis protein FliP forms a type III secretion system (T3SS)-type pore required for flagellar assembly.), translating into MRVTRTRVATLMPWLLLLALCLLPALAFAAPGAPTTPLPDINVGKIGGAPVSLPLQTLLLMTAITLIPSMLLVLTSFTRIIIVLGLLRQALGTGQTPSNQVLLGLALFLTAMVMMPTWDKAWSAGMAPYLNGEIDFQTAWTLTTTPLRGFMLAQIRETDLMTFAGIAGHGTYASPDAIPFPVLVASFVTSELKTAFEIGFLIFIPFVIIDLVVASVLMSMGMMMLSPMLVSAPFKILLFVLVDGWVLTVGTLAASFNPA; encoded by the coding sequence ATGCGTGTCACCCGTACCCGTGTTGCCACCCTGATGCCGTGGCTGCTGTTGCTTGCCCTGTGCCTGTTGCCGGCACTGGCGTTCGCCGCGCCCGGCGCGCCGACCACGCCGCTGCCGGACATCAACGTCGGCAAGATCGGCGGTGCGCCGGTCAGCCTGCCGCTGCAGACCCTGCTGCTGATGACGGCGATCACCCTGATCCCGTCGATGCTGCTGGTGCTGACCTCGTTCACCCGCATCATCATCGTGCTGGGCCTGCTGCGCCAGGCACTGGGCACCGGGCAGACGCCGTCCAACCAGGTGCTGCTGGGGCTGGCCCTGTTCCTCACCGCGATGGTGATGATGCCGACCTGGGACAAGGCCTGGAGTGCCGGCATGGCGCCCTACCTCAACGGCGAGATCGACTTCCAGACCGCGTGGACGCTGACCACCACGCCACTGCGTGGCTTCATGCTGGCGCAGATCCGCGAGACCGACCTGATGACCTTCGCCGGCATCGCCGGGCACGGTACCTATGCCAGCCCCGACGCGATCCCGTTCCCGGTGCTGGTGGCCTCGTTCGTCACCAGCGAGCTGAAGACCGCCTTCGAGATCGGCTTCCTGATCTTCATCCCGTTCGTGATCATCGACCTGGTCGTGGCCAGCGTGCTGATGTCGATGGGCATGATGATGCTGTCGCCGATGCTGGTGTCGGCCCCGTTCAAGATCCTGCTGTTCGTGCTGGTGGATGGCTGGGTGCTGACCGTGGGCACCTTGGCGGCAAGCTTCAATCCGGCCTGA
- a CDS encoding FliI/YscN family ATPase encodes MSPESQAAPQPAAQPADWAVARNLRLASRLDGLRVDTAHGRGLIREGVLRRAVGLTLEAVGCEAPLGASCKVEVVDGGWVDAEVVGFAGERTYLMPSAELHGLLPNARVVPSARRGGVEVGEGLLGRVIDSDGVPLDGKGPIRAEGHVGMAGVSINPLAREPITQPLDVGVRAINALLPIGRGQRVGLFAGSGVGKSTLLGMMTRYTAADVIVVGLIGERGREVRDFVETTLGEEGLRRAVVVASPADRPPLARLHGAYRATAIAEWFRDQGLNVLLLMDSLTRFAQAQREIGLSVGEPPTTRGYPPSVFAKLPALVERAGNGAKGRGSITAFYTVLTEGDDPQDPIADAARAILDGHILLSRRVADSGLYPAIDVESSVSRVVTEIADEPWRLRIRKLKRLVSAYSANRDLIAIGAYQRGNDAATDEALERWPEIMEFLGQDVAKAADLPHSQAALQRLVEQES; translated from the coding sequence ATGAGCCCGGAATCGCAAGCCGCGCCACAACCGGCAGCGCAGCCGGCCGACTGGGCCGTGGCCCGCAACCTGCGCCTGGCCAGCCGTCTCGACGGCCTGCGCGTGGACACCGCGCATGGTCGCGGGCTGATCCGCGAAGGCGTGCTGCGCCGCGCGGTCGGGCTGACCCTGGAAGCGGTCGGCTGCGAGGCGCCACTGGGCGCCAGCTGCAAGGTCGAAGTGGTCGATGGCGGCTGGGTCGATGCCGAAGTGGTCGGCTTTGCCGGCGAACGTACCTACCTGATGCCCAGTGCCGAACTGCACGGCCTGCTGCCCAACGCGCGGGTGGTGCCCTCGGCGCGCCGTGGCGGCGTGGAAGTGGGCGAAGGCCTGCTCGGCCGCGTGATCGACAGCGACGGCGTACCGCTGGACGGCAAGGGCCCGATCCGCGCCGAAGGGCATGTCGGCATGGCCGGCGTGTCGATCAATCCGCTGGCGCGCGAACCGATCACCCAGCCGTTGGACGTCGGCGTGCGCGCGATCAATGCGCTGCTGCCGATTGGCCGCGGCCAGCGTGTCGGCCTGTTCGCTGGCTCCGGCGTCGGCAAGTCGACGCTGCTGGGCATGATGACCCGCTACACCGCCGCCGACGTGATCGTGGTTGGCCTGATCGGCGAGCGCGGCCGCGAAGTGCGCGATTTCGTCGAGACCACGCTGGGCGAGGAAGGCCTGCGCCGCGCGGTGGTGGTCGCCAGCCCCGCCGATCGGCCGCCGCTGGCACGCCTGCACGGCGCCTACCGCGCCACCGCCATCGCCGAGTGGTTCCGCGACCAGGGCTTGAACGTGCTGCTGCTGATGGACTCGCTGACCCGCTTCGCGCAGGCGCAGCGCGAGATCGGCCTGTCGGTGGGCGAACCACCAACCACCCGCGGCTACCCGCCGTCGGTGTTCGCCAAGCTGCCAGCGCTGGTTGAACGCGCGGGCAACGGTGCCAAGGGCCGCGGCTCGATCACCGCGTTCTACACGGTGCTGACCGAGGGCGACGATCCGCAGGATCCGATCGCCGATGCGGCGCGCGCGATCCTCGACGGCCACATCCTGCTGTCGCGCCGCGTCGCCGACAGTGGCCTGTACCCGGCCATCGACGTCGAATCGTCGGTCAGCCGCGTGGTCACGGAAATCGCCGACGAGCCGTGGCGCCTGCGCATCCGCAAGCTGAAGCGGCTGGTGTCGGCCTACTCGGCCAACCGCGACCTGATCGCCATCGGTGCCTATCAGCGCGGCAACGACGCCGCGACCGACGAAGCCCTGGAACGTTGGCCGGAAATCATGGAGTTCCTCGGCCAGGACGTTGCCAAGGCCGCAGATCTCCCGCACAGCCAGGCGGCGCTGCAGCGCCTGGTGGAACAAGAGAGCTAA
- the fliN gene encoding flagellar motor switch protein FliN: protein MNDIDALEPTPAQFSSLQADEANGPDLNLDVILDVPVTLSLEVGRARLPIRNLLQLNQGSVVELERGAGESLDVFVNGTLIAHGEVVVINDRFGVRLTDVVSPSERIRRLR, encoded by the coding sequence ATGAACGATATCGACGCCCTCGAACCGACCCCGGCCCAGTTCAGCAGCCTGCAGGCCGATGAGGCGAACGGTCCCGACCTGAACCTGGACGTGATCCTCGACGTGCCGGTGACCCTGTCGCTGGAAGTCGGTCGCGCCCGCCTGCCGATCCGCAACCTGCTGCAGCTCAACCAGGGCTCGGTGGTGGAACTGGAACGCGGCGCCGGCGAATCGCTGGATGTGTTCGTCAACGGCACCCTGATCGCCCACGGCGAAGTGGTGGTGATCAATGACCGCTTCGGCGTGCGCCTGACCGACGTGGTCAGCCCGAGCGAGCGGATCCGGAGACTGCGTTGA
- the fliR gene encoding flagellar biosynthetic protein FliR — translation MDAATQMAADGLQAFGMIGTVLWTMLRIGAVAMAMPMVGTRAVPARVRVVLAGTLAIALAPLLPPVPEWTGFDAATVLTIARELAIGVAIGFLLRLVFEAGAMAGELIAQGTGLAFAQMSDPLRGGTSGVIGQWFYLLFGLLFFTANGHLALISLVVDSYRALPIGAPLPDPHAFFSIAPTFLLTVLRGALTLAIPLTVAMLAVNLAFGVLARAAPALNPIQLGLPVSLLLGLFLLALLAGEMGPPVQRLFDAAFQAADAVTR, via the coding sequence ATGGATGCCGCTACCCAGATGGCCGCCGACGGCCTGCAGGCCTTCGGCATGATCGGCACCGTGCTGTGGACCATGCTGCGCATCGGTGCGGTGGCCATGGCGATGCCGATGGTTGGAACCCGCGCAGTACCGGCGCGGGTCCGCGTGGTGCTGGCCGGCACCCTGGCCATCGCGCTGGCGCCACTGTTGCCGCCCGTACCCGAGTGGACCGGCTTCGATGCCGCCACCGTGCTGACCATCGCCCGTGAACTGGCGATCGGCGTGGCCATCGGCTTCCTGCTGCGGCTGGTGTTCGAGGCCGGCGCGATGGCCGGCGAACTGATCGCCCAGGGCACCGGCCTGGCCTTCGCGCAGATGAGCGACCCATTGCGCGGCGGCACCTCGGGCGTGATCGGCCAGTGGTTCTACCTGCTGTTCGGCCTGCTGTTCTTCACTGCCAACGGCCACCTGGCCTTGATCTCGCTGGTGGTGGACAGCTACCGGGCGCTGCCGATCGGCGCTCCGCTGCCGGACCCGCACGCGTTCTTCAGCATCGCCCCGACCTTCCTGCTGACCGTGCTGCGCGGCGCGCTGACCCTGGCGATTCCGCTGACAGTGGCAATGCTGGCGGTGAACCTGGCCTTCGGCGTGCTGGCCCGCGCCGCGCCGGCGCTGAACCCGATCCAGCTCGGCCTGCCGGTCTCGCTGCTGCTGGGCCTGTTCCTGCTGGCCCTGCTGGCCGGGGAAATGGGCCCGCCGGTACAGCGCCTGTTCGACGCCGCCTTCCAGGCTGCGGACGCGGTCACACGCTGA
- a CDS encoding FliH/SctL family protein — protein sequence MSNVVRWLAPDLLAQPEPARAQEDVFELTEPDPEHEPEPPLQLPTLEEIQAIQDSAEKEGFQHGHTEGYGQGQAEVRRLAAQIEGILDNFSRPLVRLENEVVGALGELAVRIAGALVGRAYEAEPALLAQLVGEAIDAVGGSTREVEVRLHPDDIAALAPLLNLSPQQRLVPDTSLSRGDLRVHAEAVRIDGTLEARLRGALDAVIRQTGATA from the coding sequence GTGAGCAACGTCGTGCGCTGGCTTGCCCCGGACCTGCTGGCCCAGCCCGAACCGGCGCGGGCCCAGGAGGATGTGTTCGAACTCACCGAGCCGGACCCGGAACACGAACCGGAACCGCCGCTGCAGCTGCCGACCCTGGAGGAAATCCAGGCGATCCAGGACAGCGCCGAGAAGGAAGGCTTCCAGCACGGCCATACCGAAGGCTATGGCCAGGGCCAGGCCGAGGTGCGTCGCCTCGCCGCGCAGATCGAGGGCATCCTCGACAACTTCAGCCGGCCGCTGGTGCGGCTGGAGAACGAAGTGGTCGGCGCGCTGGGCGAGCTGGCGGTGCGTATCGCCGGTGCGCTGGTCGGTCGTGCCTACGAGGCCGAGCCGGCGCTGCTCGCGCAGCTGGTCGGTGAAGCGATCGATGCCGTGGGTGGAAGCACCCGCGAGGTGGAAGTCCGCCTGCACCCGGACGACATCGCCGCCCTCGCCCCGCTGTTGAACCTGTCGCCGCAGCAGCGCCTGGTACCGGATACCAGCCTCAGTCGTGGCGACCTGCGCGTGCACGCCGAAGCCGTGCGCATCGACGGCACCCTGGAAGCGCGCCTGCGCGGTGCGCTGGATGCGGTGATCCGCCAGACCGGAGCAACCGCATGA
- the fliM gene encoding flagellar motor switch protein FliM, producing MNDLLSQDEIDALLHGVDSGAVETDPEPPSGEARSYDFASQDRIIRGRMPTLEMVHERFARLWRIGLFNLIRRSAELSVRGIELIKFNDYMHSLYVPTNLNLIRFKPLRGTGLIVFEPTLVFAIVDNFFGGDGRYPTRIEGREFTATEMRVIHLLLKQTFADLREAWAPVMDVDFEYINSEINPHFANIVTPREYVVVCRLHVELDGGGGDIHVTLPYSMLEPIRELLDAGIQSDRNDRDESWGQTLREQLNIAEVTLSSVLASKRMTLRDLTRLKVGDVLPIELNPQVPLCVENIPVFTGEFGIANGMNAVKITATHPPGTRPRVPVIQEDPQ from the coding sequence ATGAATGACCTGCTGTCCCAGGACGAGATCGATGCCCTGCTCCACGGCGTGGACAGTGGCGCGGTCGAGACCGATCCGGAACCGCCGTCAGGCGAGGCGCGTTCGTACGACTTCGCCAGCCAGGACCGCATCATCCGCGGTCGCATGCCGACCCTGGAAATGGTCCACGAGCGCTTCGCGCGCCTGTGGCGGATCGGCCTGTTCAACCTGATCCGCCGCTCGGCCGAGCTGTCGGTGCGCGGCATCGAGCTGATCAAGTTCAACGACTACATGCACTCGCTGTATGTGCCGACCAACCTGAACCTGATCCGCTTCAAGCCACTGCGCGGTACCGGCCTGATCGTGTTCGAGCCCACCCTGGTGTTCGCCATCGTCGACAACTTCTTCGGCGGCGACGGGCGCTACCCGACGCGCATCGAGGGCCGCGAGTTCACCGCCACCGAAATGCGGGTGATCCACCTGCTGCTGAAGCAGACCTTCGCCGACCTGCGCGAGGCCTGGGCACCGGTGATGGACGTCGACTTCGAGTACATCAACTCGGAGATCAACCCGCACTTCGCCAACATCGTGACCCCGCGCGAATACGTGGTGGTGTGCCGCCTGCACGTGGAACTGGACGGCGGCGGCGGCGACATCCACGTCACCCTGCCGTACTCGATGCTGGAGCCGATCCGCGAACTGCTCGACGCGGGCATCCAGAGCGACCGCAACGACCGCGACGAGAGCTGGGGCCAGACCCTGCGCGAGCAGCTCAACATCGCCGAGGTGACGCTGTCCAGCGTGCTGGCCAGCAAGCGCATGACCCTGCGCGACCTGACCCGGCTGAAGGTTGGTGATGTGCTGCCGATCGAGCTGAATCCGCAGGTGCCGCTGTGCGTGGAGAACATCCCGGTGTTCACCGGCGAGTTCGGCATCGCCAACGGCATGAACGCCGTGAAGATCACCGCTACCCATCCGCCGGGCACCCGTCCGCGCGTACCCGTCATCCAGGAAGACCCGCAATGA
- the fliG gene encoding flagellar motor switch protein FliG, whose product MTGVQRAAVLLLSLGELDAAEVLRHMEPKEVQKIGIAMATMTDITREQVERVMDQFGQELGSKTSLGVGSDDYIRNMLVQALGSEKAGNLIDRILLGRNTTGLDALKWMDPRAVADLVRNEHPQIIAIVMAHLETDQAADALKLLPDRTRVDVLLRIATLDGIPPNALNELNEIMERQFAGNQNLKSSNIGGVQCAANILNFMDSGQDQAILGEIARIDAPLSNRIQDLMFVFDDLVDLDDREMQLVLREVSGERLGLALRGADIKVRDKITRNMSQRAAEILLEDMEARGPVRLSDVEGAQREILAIVKRMADEGTVTIGGSAEAML is encoded by the coding sequence CTGACCGGTGTGCAGCGCGCGGCGGTACTGCTGCTGTCCCTGGGTGAGCTGGACGCGGCCGAGGTGCTGCGCCACATGGAACCCAAGGAAGTGCAGAAGATCGGCATCGCCATGGCCACCATGACCGATATCACCCGCGAGCAGGTGGAACGGGTGATGGACCAGTTCGGCCAGGAGCTGGGCTCGAAGACCTCGCTGGGCGTGGGCTCGGACGACTACATCCGCAACATGCTGGTGCAGGCGCTGGGCAGCGAAAAGGCCGGCAACCTGATCGACCGCATCCTGCTCGGCCGCAACACCACCGGCCTGGATGCGCTGAAGTGGATGGACCCGCGTGCGGTGGCCGACCTGGTGCGCAACGAGCACCCGCAGATCATCGCCATCGTGATGGCCCACCTCGAAACCGACCAGGCTGCCGATGCGCTGAAGCTGCTGCCCGACCGTACCCGCGTGGACGTGCTGCTGCGCATTGCCACCCTCGACGGTATTCCGCCGAACGCGCTGAATGAACTCAACGAGATCATGGAGCGCCAGTTCGCCGGCAACCAGAACCTGAAGTCGTCCAACATCGGCGGCGTGCAGTGCGCGGCCAACATCCTGAACTTCATGGACAGCGGCCAGGACCAGGCGATCCTGGGCGAGATCGCCCGTATCGACGCGCCGCTGAGCAACCGCATCCAGGACCTGATGTTCGTGTTCGACGACCTGGTCGACCTGGACGATCGCGAAATGCAGCTGGTGCTGCGCGAAGTGAGCGGCGAGCGCCTGGGCCTGGCCCTGCGCGGTGCCGACATCAAGGTGCGCGACAAGATCACCCGCAACATGTCGCAGCGCGCGGCGGAAATCCTGCTGGAAGACATGGAGGCCCGTGGCCCGGTGCGCCTGTCCGACGTGGAAGGCGCGCAGCGCGAGATCCTGGCCATCGTCAAGCGCATGGCCGATGAAGGCACTGTCACCATCGGTGGCAGCGCGGAGGCCATGCTGTGA
- a CDS encoding flagellar basal body-associated FliL family protein: MAAAAEKTKKTAEKDKTAKPRSPILITALVAVLAAAAAGGGVWFFTQSKHEEKAAQAPKKTTTPAPAQYFALDPAFVVNLNGPVDGPRYLQLEVQLMTRDPAALEAIKTHAPAIRARLLMLFSQVSPDQIADIAGKQKLQAASLAEVQKVLKAETGSNGADDLLFTSFVTQ, translated from the coding sequence GTGGCCGCAGCCGCTGAAAAAACCAAGAAGACCGCCGAGAAGGACAAGACCGCCAAGCCGCGTAGTCCGATCCTGATCACCGCACTGGTGGCCGTACTGGCCGCCGCAGCCGCCGGTGGTGGCGTCTGGTTCTTCACCCAGTCCAAGCACGAAGAGAAGGCCGCGCAGGCGCCGAAGAAGACCACCACGCCCGCCCCCGCCCAGTACTTCGCGCTGGACCCGGCCTTCGTGGTCAACCTCAACGGCCCGGTCGACGGCCCGCGCTACCTGCAGCTGGAAGTGCAGCTGATGACCCGCGACCCGGCCGCGCTGGAGGCGATCAAGACCCACGCCCCGGCCATCCGGGCGCGCCTGCTGATGCTGTTCTCGCAGGTCAGCCCCGACCAGATCGCCGATATCGCCGGCAAGCAGAAGCTGCAGGCCGCCTCGCTCGCCGAAGTGCAGAAGGTGCTCAAGGCCGAGACCGGCAGCAACGGCGCCGATGATCTGCTGTTCACCAGCTTCGTGACCCAGTAA
- a CDS encoding flagellar biosynthetic protein FliQ: protein MSPELALTELRGGLITVLWVAGPLLLTVLVVGVVVGVVQAATQLNEPTIAFVAKAAALTAVLFALGSLLIGHLVEFTTLLFQRIPHLIG, encoded by the coding sequence ATGTCCCCCGAACTTGCCTTGACCGAACTGCGTGGCGGCCTGATCACCGTGTTGTGGGTGGCCGGCCCGCTGCTGCTTACCGTGCTGGTGGTGGGCGTGGTGGTCGGTGTCGTGCAGGCCGCGACCCAGTTGAACGAACCGACCATCGCCTTCGTCGCCAAGGCGGCGGCACTGACAGCCGTGCTGTTCGCACTGGGCAGCCTGCTGATCGGCCACCTGGTTGAATTCACCACGCTGCTGTTCCAGCGCATTCCGCACCTGATCGGCTAG
- the fliJ gene encoding flagellar export protein FliJ: MNQSKRIDPLLKRAQEHEDAVARDLAERQRVLDTHLSRLDELRRYAEEYANAQMAATSPAQLLNRRAFLDRLDSAVEQQQRTVDGNREKVEAERARLILASRDKAVLEQLAASYRAQEKVVTDRRDQREMDDIGARRARLVQAEDQDGAEQGGRA, from the coding sequence ATGAACCAGTCCAAGCGCATCGATCCCCTGCTCAAGCGGGCCCAGGAACACGAGGACGCGGTGGCCCGCGATCTCGCCGAACGCCAGCGCGTGCTCGATACCCATCTATCGCGACTGGACGAACTGCGCCGTTATGCCGAGGAGTACGCCAACGCCCAGATGGCGGCGACCAGCCCGGCGCAACTGCTCAACCGTCGCGCCTTCCTCGACCGCCTCGACAGCGCGGTGGAGCAGCAGCAGCGCACCGTGGATGGCAACCGCGAGAAAGTGGAAGCCGAGCGGGCACGACTGATCCTGGCCAGCCGCGACAAGGCCGTACTGGAGCAGCTGGCCGCCAGCTACCGCGCGCAGGAGAAAGTGGTGACCGACCGCCGCGACCAGCGCGAAATGGATGACATCGGCGCGCGCCGGGCGCGGCTGGTGCAGGCCGAAGACCAGGACGGTGCCGAGCAGGGAGGCCGCGCGTGA
- the fliO gene encoding flagellar biosynthetic protein FliO, which produces MSLLASTLLAVGKTAAPIGPQVGQHAAAAPSLFGAVLALLAVLALVIGLGWLLKRLPGSGFRPAEGMKLVASLSVGAKERVVVVEVNGQQLLLGVTAGGINTLHTLPEPLPPPAPVRVPDFKNLPNFAQLLQQRLRKDP; this is translated from the coding sequence TTGAGCCTCCTGGCCTCCACCCTGCTGGCGGTCGGCAAGACCGCCGCGCCGATTGGCCCGCAGGTCGGCCAGCACGCGGCCGCCGCACCGAGCCTGTTCGGTGCGGTGCTGGCGCTGCTGGCGGTGCTGGCCCTGGTCATCGGCCTGGGCTGGCTGCTCAAGCGCCTGCCCGGCAGCGGCTTCCGCCCGGCCGAAGGCATGAAGCTGGTGGCCAGCCTGAGCGTCGGTGCCAAGGAACGCGTGGTGGTGGTGGAGGTCAACGGCCAGCAGCTGCTGCTGGGCGTGACCGCCGGTGGCATCAATACCCTGCACACCCTGCCCGAACCGCTGCCGCCGCCGGCACCGGTGCGCGTGCCGGATTTCAAGAACCTGCCGAATTTCGCCCAGCTGCTGCAGCAGCGGCTGCGCAAGGACCCCTGA
- a CDS encoding flagellar hook-length control protein FliK — MPAPLSGSASAQPQGSGNGAARTPRSDSNKEFSQLLHGGAPAADAPPPRASSTPTPTTPQGPASDSRGQAGSERNPDTAAAPEDTATVVPAVPAKPLAEKDASAATEEAPWPPLGLAGLVLAVPLPADPAAAALPAPAVTATDADGVALPATAAQSAAAVVPAAATPAAAATEGKANAASGTEQATTLPLPEMLLPGKRSERSEDGDAPLIGERTAAPLLHAPANAAVQDLKAALAAGNAIFNGEPTPKPVLGDDGFDQAIGARLGWLADQKIGHAHIRLSPDDMGPVDVRLQLNGDKVHASFSSPHVDVRQALENSLPRLRELLGEQGFQLAHADVGHQAPGGDGNASGPSGGAWLAGDGEPTPGDASVSPAQLIRQRGLLDAYA; from the coding sequence ATGCCCGCTCCACTCAGCGGCAGCGCCAGCGCCCAGCCGCAGGGCTCCGGCAATGGTGCCGCGCGTACCCCGCGCAGCGACAGCAACAAGGAATTCAGCCAGCTGCTGCACGGAGGCGCGCCGGCTGCCGATGCGCCCCCCCCCCGGGCGTCGAGCACGCCGACACCCACCACCCCGCAGGGTCCAGCGTCGGACAGCAGAGGTCAGGCCGGCAGCGAGCGCAACCCGGACACCGCCGCCGCACCCGAGGACACCGCGACCGTGGTGCCTGCAGTACCGGCCAAGCCGCTTGCCGAGAAGGACGCATCGGCAGCGACCGAGGAGGCGCCCTGGCCGCCGCTGGGCCTTGCCGGGCTGGTGCTGGCGGTACCGCTCCCCGCCGATCCTGCCGCCGCTGCCCTGCCCGCCCCCGCAGTGACGGCCACCGACGCAGACGGCGTTGCCCTGCCTGCCACAGCTGCACAATCGGCCGCTGCGGTTGTACCGGCCGCTGCCACGCCGGCTGCCGCCGCCACCGAGGGCAAGGCCAACGCCGCGTCCGGCACCGAGCAGGCGACCACGCTGCCATTGCCTGAGATGCTGCTGCCCGGGAAACGCAGCGAGCGTAGCGAAGACGGCGACGCGCCCCTGATCGGCGAGCGCACCGCGGCGCCCCTGCTGCACGCCCCGGCCAACGCCGCGGTGCAGGACCTGAAGGCCGCACTCGCTGCTGGCAACGCGATCTTCAACGGCGAGCCGACGCCGAAGCCGGTGCTCGGTGATGATGGCTTCGACCAGGCCATCGGCGCGCGGCTGGGCTGGCTGGCTGACCAGAAGATCGGCCACGCCCACATCCGGCTGAGCCCGGATGACATGGGCCCGGTCGATGTGCGCCTGCAGTTGAACGGCGACAAGGTGCATGCCAGCTTCAGCAGCCCGCATGTGGACGTGCGCCAGGCCCTGGAAAACAGCCTGCCGCGCCTGCGCGAGCTGCTCGGCGAGCAGGGCTTCCAGCTGGCCCACGCCGATGTCGGCCACCAGGCCCCCGGTGGTGACGGCAATGCGTCGGGACCATCCGGTGGCGCCTGGCTGGCCGGTGACGGAGAACCGACGCCGGGCGACGCCAGCGTCTCCCCCGCCCAGTTGATCCGCCAGCGCGGGTTGCTGGACGCCTACGCCTGA